From Mucilaginibacter gotjawali:
CAAAAGCAGGCCTTATACCGGTCGCGTAGCCGATAACGATGCCCGCCCGCCAAAGAGCTTCGGCGGTGAATCATCGGGAGGCAAGAAAGCATTTACATCGAGAGAAAGATCGGCGCCATCAAAATTTGGCGGCGACGAAAGACCGAAAAGAAGTTTCGGCGGTGATAAACCAGCCGATAAAAAGTTCTCTGGCAGGCCATCGTCTCCCGGGGGATTCAAAAAACGCGAAGGCGACAGACCGAACAGCGCTGATCGTCCGCAACGCTCAAAACCAACTTACGATAAAATCACACCCGACCAGGATGCCCCTTCAAAAACTTTACGCGGTCGTAAAAAAGCAGCAGAAAGTAAAGATACCGGCCTGATCAGGCTGAACCGTTATATTTCAAATGCGGGCATCTGTTCGCGCCGTAAGGCCGACGAGCTGATAGCTGCCGGCGTGGTATCGGTAAATGGGGTGGTGATATCAGAACTGGGCCATAAGGTTGACCCGATGAAAGATGAGATCCGTTACAACGGCGAATTGCTGAAACGCGAGAAAATGGTTTATGTATTGTTAAATAAGCCAAAAGATTATATCACCACTACTGAAGACCCGCATGAGCGCCGCACGGTAATGAACCTGGTTGAAAAAGCCAGCAAGGAACGTATTTACCCCATCGGCCGTTTAGACAGGAATACCACTGGCTTGCTTTTAATGACCAATGACGGCGACCTGGCTGATAAACTATCGCATCCGCGTAACAATATTGTTAAATTATACCAGGTTGAGCTGAGTAAAAGCCTCACACAAGGCGACCTGAACAAGATAACCTACGGGCTTGAACTGGAAGATGGTTTGATAAAGCCTGATTCTGTTTCTTACGTAGCCGGGGGCTCAAAAAGAGAGATCGGGATCCAGATCCACAGCGGCAAAAACCGCATTGTACGTCGTATTTTTGAACATTTAGGCTACGAAGTTGTAAAACTGGACCGGGTAGTTTATGCCAACCTCACCAAAAAGGATCTCCCACGCGGCCGCTGGAGATACCTGGATGAAAGCGAGATCATACAATTGAAGCACTTAATATAGAGATTGGGGGTTAGTTGATTAGAGATTAGTTAGGAATTGGGGTATTCAAACCGCTGCGATTTTTTTCCTAATCTCTAATCTCCGGCCTCTAATCTCTAAATCAATTACTATCTTGCGTGCAATAACCAA
This genomic window contains:
- a CDS encoding pseudouridine synthase; this translates as MVFKKPGSSRNDQSGRSSNRASKQDDRPKRASSSRGNTAKGSDRSDSNKPPRKDYSERPAEKRSFSSSGSKPYQSRQSDGDKPASSFSGGEKKSFTPKGRPYTGRPADNDDRPKRSFGGDSAGGKKSFAPKSRPYTGRVADNDARPPKSFGGESSGGKKAFTSRERSAPSKFGGDERPKRSFGGDKPADKKFSGRPSSPGGFKKREGDRPNSADRPQRSKPTYDKITPDQDAPSKTLRGRKKAAESKDTGLIRLNRYISNAGICSRRKADELIAAGVVSVNGVVISELGHKVDPMKDEIRYNGELLKREKMVYVLLNKPKDYITTTEDPHERRTVMNLVEKASKERIYPIGRLDRNTTGLLLMTNDGDLADKLSHPRNNIVKLYQVELSKSLTQGDLNKITYGLELEDGLIKPDSVSYVAGGSKREIGIQIHSGKNRIVRRIFEHLGYEVVKLDRVVYANLTKKDLPRGRWRYLDESEIIQLKHLI